One region of Chloroflexota bacterium genomic DNA includes:
- a CDS encoding 3-isopropylmalate dehydratase large subunit, with the protein MGKTFAEKALARAAGVSEVTAGQVIDARPDVILSHDNTAAIARTFSSLGVDRVRHPERVAIVLDHAVPAPTTRHAQNHAEIRRFVAEQGITHFFDVGRGICHQVLSEEAIVLPGQLILGADSHTTHYGWMGAFGAGVGRSEVAALWATGELWLRVPESIRIVLEGSLPLGVTAKDFALRVIGDLGADGGIYLSIEFSGSGIEAMSVESRMVLPNMMAEMGAKNAYVPPDAVVFDWLAPRLARRTGRPVEECRAQIEAGALYPDPDAEYVAEYRYNAAELEPYVACPHTVDNVVPLSEVAGTRVQQAFLGTCTNGRLEDIALAAEVIRGRRVAPDTRLLVIPASNQVLQEAMERGHIQTLIEAGAIIGVPGCGPCMGNHMGIPAPGEVTISTANRNFRGRMGTREAEIYLANPAVVAASAIKGVIADPREL; encoded by the coding sequence ATGGGCAAGACGTTCGCCGAGAAGGCGCTGGCGCGCGCCGCTGGGGTTTCCGAGGTCACCGCTGGGCAGGTGATCGACGCCCGACCGGATGTGATCCTATCCCACGACAACACGGCTGCCATCGCCCGGACGTTTTCCTCCCTGGGCGTCGACCGGGTTCGACACCCGGAGCGGGTGGCCATCGTGCTGGATCACGCCGTCCCGGCTCCCACCACGCGCCACGCGCAGAACCACGCCGAGATCCGGCGGTTCGTGGCGGAACAGGGGATCACGCATTTCTTCGACGTGGGACGCGGCATCTGCCATCAGGTGCTGAGCGAGGAGGCCATCGTCCTGCCCGGCCAGCTCATCCTGGGGGCAGACTCCCACACGACCCATTACGGCTGGATGGGCGCGTTCGGCGCTGGCGTGGGCCGCAGCGAGGTGGCCGCGCTGTGGGCCACCGGCGAGCTATGGCTGCGGGTGCCCGAGTCCATACGCATCGTGCTGGAGGGATCACTCCCCCTCGGCGTGACGGCCAAGGATTTCGCGCTGCGCGTCATCGGCGACCTGGGCGCCGACGGCGGGATCTATCTGTCCATCGAGTTCAGCGGCTCTGGCATCGAGGCCATGTCCGTGGAGTCCCGCATGGTGTTGCCCAACATGATGGCCGAGATGGGGGCCAAAAACGCGTACGTGCCCCCCGATGCGGTCGTGTTCGACTGGCTGGCACCCCGGCTGGCGCGCCGCACCGGGCGTCCCGTCGAGGAGTGCCGGGCACAGATCGAGGCCGGCGCGCTATATCCGGACCCGGATGCCGAATATGTCGCCGAATACCGGTACAACGCCGCGGAACTGGAGCCGTACGTCGCTTGCCCACACACAGTGGATAATGTGGTGCCGCTGTCGGAGGTGGCGGGCACGCGGGTGCAACAAGCGTTCCTGGGCACCTGCACCAACGGCCGGCTGGAGGACATCGCCCTTGCAGCCGAGGTGATCCGGGGGCGACGCGTGGCCCCGGACACCCGCCTTCTGGTGATCCCCGCTTCCAACCAGGTGCTGCAGGAGGCCATGGAGCGCGGCCATATCCAGACGCTGATCGAGGCGGGTGCGATCATCGGCGTGCCAGGGTGCGGGCCGTGCATGGGCAACCATATGGGCATCCCCGCCCCCGGCGAGGTCACCATCTCCACGGCCAATCGCAATTTCCGCGGGCGTATGGGCACGCGAGAGGCGGAGATCTATCTGGCAAATCCAGCAGTGGTGGCGGCGTCCGCCATCAAGGGAGTGATTGCCGACCCGAGGGAGTTGTAG
- the lysS gene encoding homocitrate synthase: protein MSLQNFAIIESTLREGEQFAGAFFTPDQKVQIAEMLDAFGVEYIELTSPAASPQSFEDCRRITRLGLKAKILTHIRCHMNDAKLALETGVDGIDVLFGTSSILRQFSHGKSIAEIIDAAIEVITYIKSQGVEVRFSSEDSFRSDLVDLLMVYRTVDEIGVNRVGIADTVGVATPRQVYDLVSTLRGVVHCDIEFHGHNDTGCAIANSFAALEAGATHIDTSVLGIGERVGITPLGGFIARMYAVDPERVKSKYNLPLLRDIENLVADIVGIQVPFNNYITGYTAFTHKAGIHAKAILNNPDTYEILRPEDFGLTRYVHIAHRLTGWNAVKNRAEQLGLNLTDEEIKEATAHIKALADIKPLAMEDVDAILRHWRSIPKETLEEQLRTGLIDLARSGAS from the coding sequence ATGTCTCTGCAAAACTTTGCGATCATCGAGTCGACCCTGCGCGAAGGCGAGCAATTCGCCGGCGCCTTCTTCACCCCTGATCAGAAGGTCCAGATCGCCGAGATGCTGGACGCCTTCGGCGTTGAGTACATCGAGCTGACGTCCCCCGCCGCATCCCCGCAATCCTTTGAAGACTGCCGCCGCATCACCCGGCTGGGCCTCAAGGCCAAGATCCTGACCCACATCCGATGCCACATGAACGACGCCAAACTGGCCCTGGAAACCGGCGTGGACGGCATCGACGTCCTCTTCGGCACATCCTCCATTCTGCGACAGTTCAGCCACGGCAAGTCCATCGCGGAGATCATCGACGCCGCCATCGAGGTCATCACGTACATCAAGTCCCAGGGAGTCGAGGTCCGCTTCTCCAGCGAGGACTCCTTCCGCAGCGATCTGGTGGACCTGCTGATGGTCTACCGTACTGTGGATGAGATCGGCGTCAACCGGGTGGGTATCGCGGACACGGTGGGCGTCGCCACGCCGCGTCAGGTGTACGACCTGGTGAGCACGTTACGCGGCGTCGTTCACTGCGACATCGAGTTCCACGGGCACAACGACACGGGGTGCGCCATCGCTAACTCCTTTGCCGCGCTGGAGGCGGGGGCCACCCACATCGATACCAGCGTGCTCGGCATCGGCGAGCGCGTCGGCATCACCCCGCTGGGAGGATTCATCGCCCGCATGTATGCCGTCGACCCGGAGCGGGTCAAGAGCAAGTACAACCTGCCGCTCCTGCGAGACATCGAGAACCTGGTGGCCGACATCGTAGGCATCCAGGTGCCCTTCAACAATTATATCACCGGCTACACGGCCTTCACCCACAAGGCAGGCATCCACGCTAAGGCCATCCTGAACAACCCGGACACGTATGAGATCCTCCGTCCGGAGGACTTCGGCCTGACCCGCTACGTCCACATCGCCCACAGGCTGACGGGATGGAACGCGGTGAAGAACCGGGCCGAGCAGCTTGGATTGAACCTCACCGACGAGGAGATCAAGGAGGCCACGGCGCACATCAAGGCGCTGGCCGACATCAAGCCGCTGGCCATGGAGGACGTGGACGCCATCCTGCGCCACTGGCGATCGATCCCTAAGGAGACGCTGGAGGAGCAACTGCGGACCGGGCTGATCGACCTGGCCAGGAGCGGGGCGTCCTGA
- a CDS encoding nucleotide pyrophosphohydrolase — translation MGWAGPESPWPRTPRNLATSVMIEAAELLQHFQWGDEVTDPDALGAEMADVLIYLLQLAAITDIDLEAATVAKLARNRQRFSPSKIGTAKGAKSAKDF, via the coding sequence ATGGGATGGGCGGGGCCGGAATCGCCCTGGCCGCGCACGCCGCGCAACCTGGCCACGTCCGTGATGATCGAGGCGGCCGAGCTACTTCAGCACTTCCAGTGGGGTGACGAGGTGACCGACCCGGACGCGCTGGGCGCGGAGATGGCCGACGTGCTCATTTACCTGCTGCAGCTGGCTGCGATCACCGACATCGATCTGGAAGCGGCCACCGTGGCCAAGCTGGCCCGCAACCGCCAGCGATTTTCGCCTTCGAAAATAGGAACCGCGAAGGGCGCAAAGAGCGCTAAGGATTTTTGA
- a CDS encoding M1 family metallopeptidase, which produces MKTRSLWSRARVCLTILAFVLWGTACQLPTPPIVYTPIPPAPTPTSPPPPPQSLSLDDLTLFEQAMIPIARGDVAQVATVLRPTRYRIDARFDPTSRTISGQEIVRYTNNEAGPLDAVYFRLFPNLPRSGRATVSSLTVDGASVTPQRELAGSALRVPMDPPLPPGASVTFQLDFTVQAPATPGGNYGAFAYTNEVVALAGFYPLIPVFDDEGWNVEIAPAYGDPVYSDTSFYLVRFTLPTGWEVAASGSTLGVEDNGDGTTTWTIVSGPMRDFNLAASPAYRTMEMQVDDTVVRSHFKPGDEAGGRRALEYTAHALRYFNEIFGIYPFAELDVAATPTTAGGIEYPGLIVIAERLYGEKGGFFEWATVHETAHQWWYSLVGNDQVDDPWLDEALTQYVTWMYVEATYGKVAAAIARRAFFDEPYRRLVEEGKDPPIGLPVRAYSEEDYGPVVYAKGPLFFHELRQTMGDATFRAFLRTYFERYRYRIATPEDLLTVAQETCRCDLTPIYARWVLGITLGEPPTRGRISSQTVNASPSLRTPSLPPHDRRARTSPSPPGHGEGDQDGNDEETSNSVRHHHGFAVAVRHRLREGVRPVGHGRHPRGDHRP; this is translated from the coding sequence GTGAAAACGAGATCCCTTTGGAGTCGGGCGAGGGTTTGCCTGACGATTCTGGCCTTCGTGCTGTGGGGAACCGCCTGCCAGCTACCCACACCTCCCATCGTCTACACCCCGATCCCCCCAGCCCCGACGCCGACTTCACCGCCCCCACCTCCGCAATCGCTCAGCCTGGACGACCTCACGCTCTTCGAGCAGGCGATGATCCCCATCGCTCGGGGCGACGTCGCCCAGGTCGCCACCGTGCTGCGCCCCACTCGTTACCGCATCGATGCCCGATTCGATCCCACGTCCCGCACCATCAGCGGCCAGGAGATCGTCCGATACACCAACAACGAGGCCGGGCCCCTGGATGCCGTCTATTTTCGCCTGTTCCCCAACCTGCCCAGGAGCGGCCGAGCGACGGTCTCCTCGCTGACGGTGGATGGCGCCTCCGTAACGCCTCAACGGGAGCTTGCGGGAAGCGCCCTGCGAGTACCGATGGATCCGCCGCTTCCTCCGGGCGCCTCCGTCACGTTCCAGCTGGACTTCACCGTCCAGGCCCCCGCCACGCCGGGAGGCAACTACGGGGCGTTTGCCTACACCAATGAGGTGGTGGCGCTGGCGGGATTCTACCCGCTGATCCCGGTGTTCGATGACGAGGGGTGGAACGTAGAGATCGCCCCGGCGTACGGCGACCCCGTATACTCCGATACCAGCTTCTATCTGGTGCGATTCACATTGCCAACCGGATGGGAAGTCGCCGCGTCCGGCTCCACTTTAGGCGTGGAGGACAACGGCGACGGCACGACCACCTGGACGATCGTCTCCGGCCCCATGCGAGACTTCAACCTCGCCGCCTCCCCCGCCTACCGTACGATGGAGATGCAGGTGGACGACACGGTGGTCCGATCCCATTTCAAGCCCGGGGATGAGGCAGGGGGACGGCGAGCGCTGGAGTACACGGCCCACGCCCTGCGCTACTTCAACGAGATCTTCGGCATCTACCCCTTCGCCGAGCTGGACGTGGCTGCCACCCCTACGACGGCCGGCGGGATCGAATATCCCGGGCTGATCGTGATCGCGGAGCGGCTGTACGGGGAGAAGGGGGGCTTCTTCGAGTGGGCCACGGTCCACGAGACCGCCCACCAGTGGTGGTACAGCCTGGTAGGGAACGATCAGGTGGACGATCCGTGGCTGGATGAGGCGCTGACGCAATATGTCACGTGGATGTACGTAGAGGCGACCTACGGGAAGGTGGCCGCAGCGATCGCCCGCCGGGCCTTCTTCGACGAGCCCTATCGGCGGTTGGTGGAGGAGGGAAAGGATCCGCCCATCGGGTTGCCGGTGCGGGCTTACAGCGAGGAGGACTACGGCCCCGTCGTCTACGCCAAAGGGCCGCTCTTCTTCCACGAGTTACGGCAGACGATGGGCGACGCGACGTTTCGGGCATTCCTGCGAACCTACTTCGAACGCTACCGATACCGCATCGCCACGCCCGAGGATCTGCTCACGGTCGCGCAGGAGACCTGCCGCTGCGATCTCACCCCGATCTACGCCAGGTGGGTTCTGGGCATCACCCTGGGCGAACCGCCCACCCGGGGACGGATATCCAGCCAGACGGTGAACGCCAGCCCCTCCCTGAGAACTCCGAGCCTTCCACCCCACGACCGGAGGGCTCGGACATCCCCATCGCCTCCAGGGCACGGTGAAGGCGATCAGGACGGGAACGATGAGGAGACTAGCAACAGCGTGCGCCATCACCATGGCTTTGCTGTGGCTGTTAGGCATCGCCTCCGGGAGGGCGTCCGCCCAGTCGGGCACGGGCGTCATCCGCGTGGCGACCACCGGCCGTGA
- a CDS encoding Gfo/Idh/MocA family oxidoreductase: MPRPLTAVLIGAGNRGSEAYGSYALAHPEQIRFVAVAEPHEGRRARFAQAHGIPPEHQFTTWEDLLARGKIADAALVCTMDRMHVEPAVAALEAGYDVLLEKPMAPTLAGCVQLVQTAERTGHLLQIAHVLRYVPFFSMLHDVVASGRLGDIITVEHRENVSYWHMAHSFVRGLWRNSDIASPMILTKCCHDLDILFWLFGPCRRLSSFGSLIHYRAENAPSGAPERCTDGCPAADECPWYAPRIYLEQTPLKLSMPGLEAIADYQGWPVSVLSEDPSPEARRRALEAGPYGRCVYHCDNNVVDHQVVNMELEGGTSVSMIMHGHSHKEGRTMRYDGTRATLLGRYYLDEQWIEIHDHLTGRVERVEFPMASAGAGATGHASGDQGLMAAFVRAVNGTEPALTTARDSLESHLMAFAAEEARLNGSVIDMKEFRQRAEASTPPKG; this comes from the coding sequence ATGCCGAGACCGCTTACCGCCGTCCTCATCGGCGCCGGCAACCGGGGTTCCGAGGCGTACGGCTCCTACGCCCTGGCGCACCCCGAGCAAATCCGCTTCGTGGCCGTCGCCGAACCACACGAGGGGCGCCGCGCCCGCTTCGCCCAAGCGCACGGCATCCCCCCAGAGCACCAATTCACCACATGGGAGGATCTCCTGGCCCGGGGGAAGATCGCTGACGCCGCCCTCGTCTGCACGATGGATCGGATGCATGTAGAGCCGGCCGTGGCCGCGCTGGAAGCCGGGTACGATGTCCTGTTGGAAAAACCCATGGCGCCCACCCTGGCAGGGTGCGTGCAGCTCGTCCAGACGGCCGAGCGCACCGGGCACCTCCTGCAGATCGCCCACGTCCTGCGTTATGTCCCCTTCTTCTCCATGCTACACGATGTCGTCGCCTCCGGGCGCCTGGGCGATATCATCACCGTCGAGCACAGGGAGAACGTCTCCTACTGGCACATGGCTCATTCCTTCGTGCGCGGCCTCTGGCGCAACAGCGACATCGCCAGCCCGATGATCCTGACCAAATGCTGCCACGACCTGGACATCCTGTTCTGGCTGTTCGGACCGTGCCGCCGACTGAGCTCGTTCGGCTCGCTGATCCACTACCGGGCGGAGAACGCCCCGTCGGGAGCCCCGGAGCGATGCACGGATGGCTGCCCGGCCGCCGATGAGTGCCCCTGGTACGCGCCCCGCATTTATCTGGAACAGACGCCCCTCAAGCTCTCCATGCCGGGACTGGAGGCCATCGCCGACTACCAAGGATGGCCCGTATCCGTCCTCTCCGAGGATCCCAGCCCGGAGGCCAGACGACGCGCGCTGGAGGCCGGGCCCTATGGGCGCTGCGTATACCACTGCGACAACAACGTCGTCGACCACCAGGTGGTGAACATGGAGCTGGAGGGCGGCACCTCGGTCAGCATGATCATGCACGGTCACTCCCACAAGGAGGGCCGCACGATGCGCTACGATGGCACCCGCGCCACGCTTCTGGGCCGCTATTACCTCGACGAGCAGTGGATCGAGATCCACGACCACCTCACAGGCCGGGTGGAAAGGGTCGAGTTCCCGATGGCCTCGGCGGGAGCGGGAGCAACCGGGCATGCCAGCGGCGATCAGGGGCTGATGGCCGCCTTCGTCCGGGCGGTCAACGGCACGGAGCCGGCGCTCACCACCGCCAGAGATTCGCTCGAAAGCCACCTGATGGCCTTCGCCGCCGAGGAGGCCCGGCTGAACGGGAGCGTGATCGACATGAAGGAATTCCGTCAGCGGGCGGAAGCGAGCACGCCGCCTAAGGGTTAG
- a CDS encoding 3-isopropylmalate dehydratase small subunit, translating to MTIRGRVWKYGDNVNTDVIFPGKYTYTITDRREMARHALEDLDPSFAGNVQPGDVIVAGRNWGCGSSREQATICLKEAGVGAIVAESFARIFYRNALNNGLPAIICPEAAAALESGDAVEIDLEAGTIRRGDDTWHFPPLPETALRLIQAGGLIPYLRRELGTTRNT from the coding sequence ATGACGATCCGAGGCCGAGTCTGGAAATACGGCGACAACGTGAACACCGACGTCATCTTCCCCGGCAAGTACACCTACACCATCACCGATCGCCGGGAGATGGCCCGGCACGCGCTGGAGGATCTGGACCCGAGCTTCGCGGGGAACGTGCAGCCCGGCGATGTGATCGTGGCCGGGCGCAACTGGGGATGCGGCTCCAGCCGGGAGCAGGCGACCATCTGCCTGAAAGAGGCGGGGGTGGGCGCCATCGTGGCCGAATCGTTCGCCCGCATCTTTTATCGCAACGCGCTCAACAACGGGCTCCCGGCCATCATCTGCCCGGAGGCGGCCGCCGCGTTGGAATCCGGCGATGCGGTGGAGATCGATTTAGAGGCTGGAACGATCCGGCGTGGAGACGATACATGGCACTTCCCGCCGCTGCCGGAGACGGCTTTACGTCTGATCCAGGCGGGAGGGTTGATCCCATATCTCAGACGGGAGCTAGGGACAACACGCAATACCTAA
- a CDS encoding DUF1565 domain-containing protein — protein sequence MRRLATACAITMALLWLLGIASGRASAQSGTGVIRVATTGRDTIGCGSPTYPCRTIQYAVDQAETGDTILIAAGVYTDIHARSGVTQVVYIDKSVTLRGGYPPTGWEAPSPADHPTILDARGQGRVLFLTGNITPTIEGLHITGGDATGLGGGPGGFDAGGGIYIYRATATVRNNVIQNNVASTTGQGYGGGICIYRGNALVSGNTIQGNTASTTDLGEGGGLSLAFGQATIEGNTVRENTASFLKRGSGGGVHVYYASAALQRNRIEGNTASRVSFGYGGGIRALWSDVTLVGNTIRGNVASVSSAGFGGGLELWYAHATIEGNAIISNTATSRSGHPGLGGGIDIYRSAPITVTNTLIVQNHANTRGGGVHIEGGPGEPASARLLHTTIADNRGEGPGILVGEGATLALTNTIIAGHYKVGLSVAQGSTATLEATLWWGNGSNMDGEGTISTGAIHVTGDPAFWNPMQQDYHLTLRSAAIDRGVDAGVPQDVDGDPRPARAGYDIGADEYIDGTYTYQYLPLMLRARLGNAVASAMGRPGRVEPLREKLFSRLRPARPRPGSFGKGRERQVQAGKAGFPWR from the coding sequence ATGAGGAGACTAGCAACAGCGTGCGCCATCACCATGGCTTTGCTGTGGCTGTTAGGCATCGCCTCCGGGAGGGCGTCCGCCCAGTCGGGCACGGGCGTCATCCGCGTGGCGACCACCGGCCGTGATACGATCGGCTGCGGCAGCCCGACCTACCCCTGCCGCACGATCCAGTACGCGGTCGATCAGGCTGAGACAGGCGATACCATCCTCATCGCAGCGGGGGTGTATACCGACATCCACGCCCGCTCCGGCGTCACCCAGGTGGTGTATATCGACAAATCGGTGACGCTCCGCGGCGGCTATCCTCCAACGGGATGGGAGGCCCCCTCGCCCGCTGACCACCCCACCATCCTGGACGCGCGGGGGCAGGGGCGAGTGCTCTTCCTCACGGGAAACATCACCCCCACGATCGAAGGGCTCCACATCACCGGTGGGGATGCCACGGGATTGGGCGGGGGCCCGGGAGGGTTCGACGCCGGAGGCGGGATCTACATCTACCGGGCGACGGCCACCGTCCGCAACAACGTGATCCAGAACAACGTGGCCAGCACGACCGGCCAGGGATACGGCGGCGGGATATGTATCTACCGCGGCAACGCCCTCGTCAGCGGCAACACGATACAGGGCAACACGGCCAGCACGACCGATCTGGGCGAGGGCGGCGGGCTGAGCCTCGCCTTCGGCCAGGCCACCATCGAGGGGAACACGGTACGAGAGAACACGGCCAGCTTTCTCAAACGAGGCTCCGGCGGCGGGGTCCATGTCTACTACGCCAGCGCCGCTTTGCAGAGGAATCGAATAGAAGGGAACACGGCCAGCCGGGTCTCCTTTGGCTACGGCGGCGGGATACGCGCCCTCTGGAGCGACGTCACCCTGGTCGGCAACACGATCCGGGGCAATGTAGCCAGCGTGTCCTCGGCCGGATTCGGAGGCGGGCTGGAACTGTGGTACGCCCACGCCACGATCGAGGGGAACGCCATCATCAGCAACACAGCCACCTCGAGATCTGGCCACCCCGGCCTGGGAGGCGGGATCGACATCTACCGCAGCGCCCCGATCACCGTGACCAACACGCTGATCGTCCAAAACCACGCCAACACCCGGGGAGGCGGGGTTCATATCGAAGGTGGGCCGGGCGAGCCCGCCTCCGCCCGCCTGCTCCACACCACCATCGCCGACAACAGGGGGGAGGGCCCCGGGATCCTCGTAGGTGAGGGGGCTACCCTGGCCCTCACCAACACGATCATCGCCGGCCACTACAAGGTGGGCCTCTCCGTGGCCCAGGGCAGCACGGCCACCCTGGAGGCCACGCTGTGGTGGGGCAATGGGTCGAACATGGACGGCGAAGGGACCATCTCCACGGGGGCGATCCACGTCACGGGCGATCCGGCCTTCTGGAACCCGATGCAACAGGACTATCACCTGACCCTCCGATCGGCGGCCATCGACCGGGGCGTGGACGCGGGCGTGCCCCAGGACGTGGACGGGGATCCTCGCCCAGCCAGGGCGGGCTATGACATCGGAGCGGATGAGTACATCGACGGCACGTATACTTACCAGTACTTGCCTCTGATGCTCAGAGCGCGTCTGGGAAATGCCGTTGCTTCTGCTATGGGGAGGCCCGGAAGGGTAGAGCCTCTCCGGGAAAAGCTATTCTCCCGCCTTCGACCTGCCCGGCCTCGGCCCGGGTCCTTCGGCAAGGGCCGAGAAAGGCAGGTGCAGGCCGGAAAAGCGGGGTTTCCGTGGAGGTGA